One Pseudodesulfovibrio sp. JC047 genomic window carries:
- a CDS encoding iron-containing alcohol dehydrogenase — MLNFQYFMPTRIVFGPDTLKQLGDTPHLPRGSKAMVVIGESGVMVKQGYLATVQSQLAKQDVQTIVFDKIRPNPESDTVDQAAAICRENDINFIVGLGGGSTIDAAKSIALMATNPGYYWDYMQSGSGGGQEPEKDALPIVAIPTTAGTGTEADPWTVISKSGTNEKIGWGNDSTFPSLSIVDPTLMISVPPRQTAYTGMDAFFHAVEAYLATCRQPASDMLALEAVHLIAHTLPQAVTNGEDLEARTIMAWACTAAGLCESYSSCISHHSLEHALSAFHPDLPHGAGLVLISRAYFGFLAACGEDRLQDLALAMGDTLAENIDEEVSGVAFLDALDTLISDVGLADEKLSDYGVTREEIPALAENALTTMGALFDITPVQMTIEDVISIFEAAYE, encoded by the coding sequence ATGCTGAACTTTCAATATTTCATGCCCACGCGGATTGTTTTCGGGCCAGACACCCTGAAACAACTGGGCGATACACCGCATCTTCCCCGTGGCAGCAAAGCCATGGTGGTCATTGGCGAGTCCGGCGTCATGGTCAAACAGGGCTATCTGGCGACCGTCCAGAGCCAGTTGGCCAAACAAGACGTGCAGACCATTGTCTTTGATAAAATTCGTCCAAATCCAGAATCTGACACGGTTGATCAAGCCGCAGCCATCTGCCGTGAAAATGACATCAATTTCATCGTGGGACTCGGTGGCGGGTCCACGATTGACGCGGCCAAATCCATTGCACTCATGGCAACCAATCCGGGCTATTACTGGGATTACATGCAATCCGGAAGCGGCGGCGGGCAGGAGCCTGAAAAAGACGCGCTCCCCATTGTGGCCATCCCCACCACTGCCGGAACCGGTACCGAAGCAGACCCATGGACCGTCATCAGCAAATCCGGCACCAATGAAAAAATCGGATGGGGCAATGATTCCACTTTCCCGTCCCTGTCCATCGTGGACCCGACACTGATGATTTCCGTGCCGCCCAGACAGACCGCCTACACCGGCATGGATGCCTTCTTCCACGCTGTCGAGGCCTATCTGGCAACCTGTCGGCAACCAGCCAGCGATATGCTCGCTCTGGAAGCCGTCCACCTTATCGCCCACACCCTGCCCCAGGCAGTTACAAACGGCGAAGACCTCGAAGCCCGTACCATCATGGCATGGGCCTGCACCGCAGCCGGATTGTGCGAATCCTATTCTTCCTGTATTTCGCACCACTCCCTTGAGCACGCCCTGTCCGCCTTCCACCCGGACCTGCCGCACGGAGCCGGACTGGTCTTGATTTCCCGTGCCTACTTCGGATTCCTGGCAGCCTGTGGCGAAGACCGTTTGCAGGATCTCGCACTCGCCATGGGAGACACCTTGGCAGAAAATATTGATGAAGAAGTCAGCGGCGTGGCCTTCCTCGATGCGCTCGACACCCTCATTTCAGACGTTGGACTGGCCGACGAAAAACTGTCCGACTACGGCGTGACCCGGGAAGAGATTCCGGCCCTGGCTGAGAACGCCCTGACCACCATGGGCGCGCTTTTTGACATCACTCCGGTCCAAATGACCATTGAGGACGTCATCTCCATTTTTGAAGCTGCATACGAATAA
- a CDS encoding DUF2867 domain-containing protein, which produces MAKTYFKSIPELTHLFANADYVDVKSIETRKTLREFLADFLYYSPAWLTALYKIRAVFVRFLGMKQETIDGTPIQPDDISFTPGAPCHAFTVTHGKENVYLAVEHVADHLTAHLIVATEPLDNGMNTMHVGSIVHYNRWTGPVYFTCVRPFHHLVVNKMMAAGQ; this is translated from the coding sequence ATGGCAAAAACGTACTTCAAGTCCATTCCAGAATTGACGCACCTTTTTGCCAACGCTGACTACGTGGATGTCAAATCCATCGAAACACGCAAGACGCTTCGCGAATTCCTCGCCGATTTTCTGTATTATTCACCAGCATGGCTCACGGCTCTGTACAAAATCCGGGCTGTCTTTGTCCGATTTCTCGGCATGAAACAGGAAACCATTGATGGGACACCGATTCAACCCGACGACATTTCCTTCACACCCGGTGCTCCATGCCATGCCTTTACCGTGACCCATGGCAAAGAAAACGTCTATTTGGCGGTCGAGCATGTGGCAGATCACCTCACTGCCCATTTAATCGTTGCGACAGAACCGCTCGACAATGGCATGAACACAATGCATGTCGGATCAATCGTTCACTACAACCGCTGGACCGGACCGGTCTATTTCACCTGCGTTCGGCCTTTTCATCACCTTGTGGTCAACAAAATGATGGCCGCCGGTCAATAA
- a CDS encoding Xaa-Pro peptidase family protein, giving the protein MFEPLARIPDAELHRRQDSVRHYLQTVAPEAGGILVFSRLNIYYLTGTFGQGVLWLPMDGKPVLLIRTGLNRARLEAGVEHILPFKSYSQLAGLCADAGSPFPQTIAVVMAGLTWQLGSMLAAKLKEYTLVPGDHAVALAKMVKSEFELDILRRCGALHHTSLHDLLPAKLKPGMTEREIAHQAWEVFFSQGHMGMLRMQAHGEEIFLGHVAAGDSGNYPSGFNGPLGLRGEHPASVFMGNANKVWEYGEPLMLDIGFQIEGYHTDKTQAYFAGPESAKSDAIRAAHDFCVAMQEWCCETAKPGVTPAELYAYCIDQAEKQGFADGFMGLDESKVPFIGHGIGLTIDEYPPIARGFDVPLEKGMVLAFEPKQSIRGVAMVGVENTFEITDTGCRSISGDTYEMIPIE; this is encoded by the coding sequence ATGTTTGAACCACTTGCCCGAATCCCGGACGCTGAATTGCATCGCCGTCAGGATTCGGTTCGCCATTATTTACAGACCGTTGCCCCGGAGGCGGGGGGAATCCTCGTTTTTTCCCGATTGAATATATATTATCTGACCGGCACGTTTGGCCAGGGGGTTTTGTGGTTGCCTATGGATGGAAAGCCTGTCCTGCTTATTCGAACCGGTCTCAATCGTGCCCGGTTGGAAGCGGGTGTGGAGCATATTTTGCCGTTCAAGTCCTATTCTCAGCTTGCCGGACTGTGTGCGGATGCGGGAAGTCCCTTTCCGCAAACCATTGCTGTCGTTATGGCCGGTCTGACGTGGCAACTCGGGTCGATGTTGGCTGCCAAGTTGAAGGAATACACGCTTGTTCCGGGCGATCACGCCGTGGCTCTGGCCAAGATGGTCAAGTCTGAATTCGAGTTGGACATCCTCCGGCGATGCGGAGCGTTGCATCACACCAGTCTTCATGATTTGTTGCCAGCGAAATTGAAACCCGGCATGACGGAACGGGAAATCGCCCATCAAGCGTGGGAGGTCTTTTTTTCGCAGGGGCACATGGGCATGTTGCGGATGCAGGCGCACGGCGAAGAAATTTTTCTCGGTCATGTCGCTGCTGGAGATTCCGGGAATTACCCCAGCGGCTTCAATGGACCGCTTGGGTTGCGGGGGGAGCATCCCGCGTCCGTTTTCATGGGCAATGCGAACAAGGTCTGGGAATACGGCGAACCGCTGATGTTGGACATTGGTTTTCAGATCGAGGGGTACCACACTGACAAGACCCAGGCCTATTTCGCGGGACCGGAATCCGCCAAAAGCGACGCCATTCGTGCGGCGCATGATTTTTGTGTGGCCATGCAGGAGTGGTGTTGCGAAACCGCCAAACCGGGCGTCACGCCTGCCGAGTTGTACGCCTATTGTATCGATCAAGCGGAAAAACAGGGGTTTGCTGACGGGTTCATGGGATTGGACGAGAGCAAGGTGCCATTCATTGGCCATGGTATCGGTTTGACCATTGACGAATATCCACCCATTGCCAGAGGTTTTGATGTGCCGCTTGAAAAGGGCATGGTCCTTGCGTTTGAGCCGAAGCAGAGTATTCGAGGCGTGGCCATGGTCGGCGTTGAGAATACTTTTGAAATCACGGACACCGGCTGTCGATCAATTTCCGGCGACACGTATGAAATGATTCCGATCGAATAA
- a CDS encoding cytochrome c biogenesis protein CcdA, which translates to MYDNKPLPILLFALALTLISAVCPAQAQPSPMKALIHAYSIAPGVLNTSEAGATLLTITLDINPEWYAYSNIPGDSGKPTHLSAITADGTPLRVIYPKGTPKKDSYDPSVTIAAYLDGTQLFVVVPDTQPTPFPILLNLDMLLCHPTKCVPTRLDLAFENPETTPSGLPPADAQPWWTTFSELARQQNDTPLPSAAEGSVAESPVIDWQFSPTYLQPGLEVSSLLSAILMGLLAGLILNIMPCVLPVVSLKLSALLGANTTEDGKNPVAAFREHNVFFILGVLSFFLFLAIVLGATGQAWGALFQYQWLVLAIAAIMGALGLSLFGLFHLPVIDLKFGAGHANPRKQAFFTGMLTTLLATPCSGPFLGGVLGWALIQGPLVIATVFISIGIGMSSPYILMIINPKLARFLPKSGPWIEYVEKGIAFFLLGTAFYLIAIALGSESLRILAPLWTLLFGGWLWIRTKAARSNTKWSIRLATIALLVASIVWTLPPAVENNPWADFHPVATQQKMGKEILFLDFTADWCPTCKVLEATVLTDKNISRWKQAYSITFIKVDMTDRNPEAEALLKALGSRSIPTAAIFTKESPSTPIVLRDLFTVDQLENIMKSL; encoded by the coding sequence ATGTACGACAACAAGCCACTTCCAATTCTGCTCTTTGCGCTTGCCCTCACACTGATTTCAGCGGTCTGTCCGGCACAGGCACAACCATCGCCGATGAAGGCACTTATCCACGCCTACAGCATTGCGCCGGGCGTTCTCAATACATCAGAGGCAGGTGCAACGCTCCTGACAATCACGCTGGATATCAATCCTGAATGGTACGCCTACTCCAATATTCCAGGCGACTCAGGAAAGCCCACGCATTTGTCAGCCATAACTGCCGACGGCACCCCGCTTCGGGTCATCTATCCAAAAGGCACCCCGAAAAAAGACAGCTATGACCCGTCGGTGACGATTGCAGCATATCTCGACGGCACCCAACTGTTTGTGGTGGTTCCCGACACACAACCCACCCCATTCCCGATTCTCCTGAATCTGGACATGCTCCTCTGCCATCCCACTAAATGCGTCCCCACACGCCTCGATTTGGCCTTTGAGAATCCTGAAACAACGCCTTCAGGACTGCCTCCGGCTGACGCACAGCCATGGTGGACCACTTTTTCCGAACTGGCTCGACAGCAAAATGACACCCCTCTGCCCAGCGCAGCAGAAGGCTCTGTGGCAGAAAGCCCCGTCATCGACTGGCAATTTTCTCCAACGTACCTTCAGCCCGGCCTGGAGGTCTCAAGCCTGCTATCCGCCATCCTCATGGGACTGCTGGCAGGTTTGATTCTGAACATTATGCCGTGCGTCCTGCCGGTGGTCAGCCTCAAACTCTCGGCCTTGCTCGGTGCCAACACCACCGAGGACGGCAAAAACCCGGTAGCAGCGTTTCGCGAACATAATGTCTTTTTCATTCTGGGAGTTCTCAGCTTTTTCCTCTTTTTAGCCATTGTGCTCGGAGCCACGGGCCAGGCCTGGGGAGCACTCTTCCAATATCAGTGGCTCGTCCTTGCCATTGCCGCGATCATGGGCGCACTCGGTCTCAGCCTGTTCGGACTGTTCCACCTGCCTGTCATTGACTTGAAATTCGGAGCGGGACACGCCAATCCTCGAAAACAAGCTTTTTTCACCGGCATGTTGACCACGCTTCTGGCCACACCATGCAGTGGCCCATTTCTCGGCGGCGTTCTTGGTTGGGCACTCATTCAGGGACCGCTAGTCATAGCCACTGTGTTCATTTCCATCGGCATCGGCATGTCCAGTCCATATATCCTCATGATAATCAACCCAAAACTTGCCCGATTCCTGCCAAAATCCGGTCCATGGATCGAATACGTGGAAAAAGGCATTGCCTTCTTCCTCCTCGGGACCGCCTTTTATCTGATCGCCATTGCCCTTGGCAGCGAAAGCCTGCGCATCCTTGCCCCGCTCTGGACGCTGCTGTTTGGTGGCTGGCTCTGGATACGAACGAAGGCCGCACGATCAAACACAAAATGGAGCATTCGGCTCGCCACAATTGCCTTGCTGGTGGCTTCAATTGTCTGGACACTGCCGCCAGCGGTTGAAAACAACCCATGGGCGGACTTTCACCCTGTCGCGACGCAACAAAAAATGGGCAAGGAAATACTGTTTCTGGACTTCACTGCGGACTGGTGCCCGACATGCAAAGTCTTGGAAGCCACGGTCCTGACCGATAAAAATATCTCCCGCTGGAAGCAGGCGTATTCCATCACCTTCATCAAGGTGGACATGACAGACCGCAACCCCGAGGCCGAAGCCCTTCTCAAGGCCCTTGGCAGTCGAAGTATCCCCACTGCCGCGATCTTCACCAAGGAATCCCCGTCAACACCGATTGTCCTGCGCGATCTTTTCACTGTCGATCAACTTGAAAACATCATGAAATCGCTATAA